From a region of the Microterricola gilva genome:
- a CDS encoding LysM peptidoglycan-binding domain-containing protein, whose amino-acid sequence MNEIEGTTTRREALRASRKRRSSFVTIPLAVVSAIAVSLNFASPAEAATPAKPSLKPRAAIPTPKLTAAPTTVAATQAPSSYVVVEGDTVSGIAARFGLSTAAVLAQNGLGWSAVIFPGQTLSLGGSAVIVSAPPAAPSAEITRYTVVAGDTISGIAEAHGLNSHDVLRANGLDAQSLIFAGQTIVLPDAAQSASVAQAAPVAAVDAGPAATGTHTVSSGDTISGIASAAGVSVQALLDANGLGWSSIIYPGQTLALPGGPVLEVAVVVEQLIASPAGGSSSAAVPLSSEMRQNARTIIDVARSIGASDEAIVVALATAAQESSLINLDHGDRDSLGLFQQRPSAGWGTPDQLMDPHYATLAFFGQAPNTNDVVPRGLFDIDGWQGMSVTEAAQAVQISAHPDFYAKWETSARSWLTELG is encoded by the coding sequence ATGAACGAGATCGAAGGCACGACAACACGCCGCGAGGCATTGCGGGCGTCGCGCAAACGGCGCTCGTCGTTCGTGACGATTCCGCTCGCCGTCGTCAGCGCCATCGCCGTCTCGTTGAATTTCGCGTCGCCGGCCGAGGCCGCCACGCCTGCGAAGCCGTCGCTCAAGCCGCGTGCAGCCATTCCGACCCCCAAGCTCACCGCAGCGCCGACCACGGTCGCCGCGACCCAGGCCCCGTCGAGCTATGTCGTCGTCGAGGGCGACACCGTCAGTGGCATCGCGGCCCGCTTCGGCCTGTCGACGGCCGCCGTGCTCGCACAGAACGGCCTCGGCTGGTCTGCGGTCATCTTCCCGGGGCAGACACTCAGCCTCGGCGGTTCCGCCGTCATCGTCTCCGCTCCACCGGCCGCGCCGTCGGCCGAGATCACCCGCTACACGGTCGTCGCGGGCGACACGATCAGCGGCATCGCCGAGGCGCACGGCCTCAACAGCCACGACGTCCTGCGCGCCAACGGACTCGATGCGCAGAGCCTGATCTTCGCCGGTCAGACGATCGTGCTGCCCGACGCCGCCCAGTCGGCTTCGGTGGCACAGGCGGCACCGGTCGCAGCGGTCGACGCCGGCCCTGCCGCAACGGGAACGCACACCGTGAGCAGCGGTGACACCATCAGCGGCATCGCAAGCGCTGCCGGCGTCTCGGTGCAGGCCCTGCTCGACGCGAACGGACTCGGCTGGTCGAGCATCATCTACCCCGGACAGACACTCGCGCTGCCAGGGGGCCCAGTCCTCGAGGTCGCCGTCGTCGTCGAACAGCTGATCGCCTCCCCCGCCGGCGGCAGCTCAAGCGCGGCCGTGCCGCTCAGCTCGGAGATGCGGCAGAACGCCCGCACCATCATCGACGTCGCCCGGTCGATCGGAGCGAGCGATGAGGCCATCGTCGTCGCCCTCGCGACGGCCGCGCAGGAGTCCAGCCTGATCAACCTCGATCACGGCGACCGCGACTCGCTCGGGCTGTTCCAGCAGCGGCCGAGCGCCGGCTGGGGCACCCCGGACCAGCTCATGGATCCGCACTATGCGACGCTCGCATTCTTCGGGCAGGCTCCAAACACGAACGACGTCGTGCCGCGCGGTCTCTTCGACATCGACGGCTGGCAGGGCATGAGCGTCACCGAGGCGGCCCAGGCCGTGCAGATCTCGGCCCACCCCGATTTCTATGCGAAATGGGAGACATCGGCACGAAGCTGGCTGACCGAGCTCGGCTGA
- the pknB gene encoding Stk1 family PASTA domain-containing Ser/Thr kinase, which translates to MIGRLIDGRYQVRSRIARGGMATVYLATDLRLERRVAIKIMHGHLADDNTFKSRFVQEARSAARLAHPNVVNVFDQGQDSDMAYMVMEYLPGITLRDLLKDYGKLTPEQTIDIVTAVLGGLAAAHKAGIVHRDMKPENVLLADDGRIKLGDFGLARATSANTATGQALLGTIAYLSPELVTRGVADARSDIYALGIMMYEMLTGEQPFVGEAPMQIAYQHANDSVPAPSLKVPGLPRELDELVLWATARDPEDRPRDASVMLEQLQLIAAEMPGTAEPGATAATTVLPSPLAPTMVLAGGIDELAADSDAETQIIGSARHRTGPVEATSADSTALLRSTAAKRKRRGYWLFALIVLLAGLAAGTGWYFGSGPGSRATVPDVSNQSADAASTELVAAGFTVADATTSCSHPTIAPDLVASTDPAIGSSVARGSTVTLCLSTGPEILDVPAVVGIPEADARTQLARFAVAEAADVQFTGEQPQGAVIALLDADGNPVGPTAPEGAAMTLVVSAGPIPDVAGLSVDEATAALDAVNLETIATDPVFDSNVPDGAVIAASPQEEGPVRPGSAIVLTISKGKDLVAIPDVVGMGMQEAIDTLKAAEFEVSYNFPEPLFPFAKVVEIDPVAGTQAERHSTVHITAQVTL; encoded by the coding sequence ATGATCGGCCGTCTGATAGACGGCCGTTATCAGGTGCGCTCCCGCATCGCCCGTGGCGGCATGGCCACGGTCTATCTGGCGACCGATCTGCGCCTCGAGCGCCGGGTCGCCATCAAGATCATGCACGGCCACCTCGCCGACGACAACACCTTCAAGAGCCGCTTCGTGCAGGAGGCACGCTCCGCCGCGCGTCTGGCCCACCCCAACGTCGTCAACGTCTTCGACCAGGGCCAGGACTCCGACATGGCCTACATGGTCATGGAGTACCTGCCTGGCATCACCCTGCGCGATCTGCTCAAGGACTACGGCAAGCTCACCCCTGAGCAGACCATCGACATCGTCACCGCCGTGCTCGGCGGCCTCGCGGCCGCGCACAAGGCCGGCATCGTCCACCGCGACATGAAGCCGGAGAACGTGCTGCTGGCCGATGACGGCCGCATCAAGCTCGGCGACTTCGGCCTGGCCCGCGCGACGAGCGCGAACACCGCCACCGGCCAGGCTCTGCTCGGCACCATCGCCTACCTCTCCCCCGAGCTCGTCACCCGCGGCGTCGCCGATGCCCGCAGCGACATCTACGCGCTCGGCATCATGATGTACGAGATGCTCACCGGTGAGCAGCCCTTCGTCGGCGAGGCGCCGATGCAGATCGCCTACCAGCACGCCAACGACTCCGTTCCCGCGCCGAGCCTCAAGGTGCCAGGACTCCCCCGCGAGCTCGACGAGCTCGTGCTCTGGGCGACGGCCCGCGACCCGGAGGACCGACCCCGCGACGCCAGCGTCATGCTCGAGCAGCTGCAACTCATCGCCGCCGAGATGCCGGGCACCGCGGAGCCCGGCGCCACGGCCGCCACCACTGTGCTGCCGAGCCCGCTCGCACCGACGATGGTGCTCGCGGGCGGCATCGACGAGCTCGCCGCCGATTCGGACGCGGAGACCCAGATCATCGGCAGCGCCAGGCACCGCACCGGTCCCGTCGAGGCGACGTCCGCCGACAGCACGGCCCTGCTGCGCAGCACGGCAGCCAAGCGCAAGCGCCGCGGTTACTGGCTGTTCGCACTCATCGTTCTGCTCGCCGGCCTGGCAGCGGGGACCGGCTGGTACTTCGGCTCCGGTCCCGGCTCGCGCGCCACCGTGCCCGACGTCAGCAATCAGAGCGCCGACGCCGCCAGCACCGAGCTCGTCGCCGCCGGGTTCACCGTCGCCGACGCCACGACGAGCTGCTCCCACCCGACCATCGCCCCCGATCTCGTCGCCAGCACCGACCCGGCCATCGGCTCCTCCGTCGCACGCGGCAGCACCGTCACCCTCTGCCTCTCGACGGGGCCGGAGATCCTCGACGTTCCCGCCGTCGTCGGCATCCCAGAGGCGGACGCGCGCACCCAGCTGGCGCGGTTCGCCGTCGCGGAGGCCGCCGACGTCCAGTTCACGGGTGAGCAGCCCCAGGGCGCCGTCATCGCCCTCCTCGACGCCGATGGCAACCCGGTCGGGCCCACCGCCCCCGAGGGCGCGGCGATGACACTCGTCGTGTCGGCCGGCCCGATCCCCGATGTCGCCGGCCTCTCCGTCGACGAGGCAACCGCCGCGCTCGACGCCGTGAACCTTGAGACGATCGCGACGGACCCCGTCTTCGACTCGAACGTGCCGGACGGCGCGGTCATCGCGGCCTCCCCGCAGGAGGAGGGCCCCGTCCGCCCCGGCTCGGCGATCGTGCTGACCATCTCCAAGGGCAAAGACCTGGTCGCCATTCCGGACGTCGTCGGCATGGGCATGCAGGAGGCGATCGACACGCTGAAGGCCGCGGAGTTCGAGGTCAGCTACAACTTCCCCGAGCCGCTCTTCCCCTTCGCCAAGGTCGTCGAGATCGATCCCGTCGCCGGAACGCAGGCCGAGCGCCACTCCACGGTCCACATCACAGCGCAAGTCACCCTCTAG
- a CDS encoding class II 3-deoxy-7-phosphoheptulonate synthase yields the protein MIAGLDYWRTLPIKQQPEWQDPEATAAASAELAALPPLVFAGEVDQLRSRLAAAANGQAFLLQGGDCAETFAGATADQIRDRVKTVLQMAVVLTYGASMPVVKMGRMAGQFAKPRSSDNETRGDVTLPAYRGDIVNGYDFTPESRAADPKRLVQGYHTAASTLNLIRAFTQGGFADLRQVHSWNQGFAANPANQRYEKLAKEIDRAIGFMAACGADFDELKRTEFYTGHEGLLMDYERPMTRIDSRTGTPYNTSSHFLWIGERTRELDGAHVDFLSRVRNPIGVKLGPTTSTDDMLRLVDKLDPNREPGRLTFITRMGAGKIRDALPPLLEAIKASDALPLWVTDPMHGNGLTTPNGYKTRRFDDVVDEVKGFFEAHRAVGTNPGGIHVELTGDDVTECLGGSEHIDEATLATRYESLCDPRLNHMQSLELAFLVAEELAAAKR from the coding sequence GTGATTGCCGGTCTGGACTATTGGCGCACCCTTCCCATCAAGCAGCAACCGGAGTGGCAGGATCCAGAGGCGACCGCCGCGGCATCCGCCGAACTGGCAGCACTGCCCCCTCTCGTCTTCGCCGGCGAGGTCGACCAGTTGCGCTCGCGCCTCGCTGCTGCGGCGAACGGTCAGGCATTCCTGCTGCAGGGCGGCGACTGTGCCGAGACCTTCGCAGGCGCAACGGCCGATCAGATCCGTGACCGCGTGAAGACCGTGCTGCAGATGGCCGTCGTGCTCACCTACGGCGCCTCGATGCCCGTCGTGAAGATGGGCCGCATGGCCGGCCAGTTCGCCAAGCCGCGCTCGAGCGACAACGAGACCCGCGGCGACGTGACGCTGCCCGCCTACCGCGGCGACATCGTCAACGGCTACGACTTCACCCCGGAGTCCCGTGCGGCAGACCCCAAGCGCCTCGTGCAGGGCTACCACACGGCCGCGTCGACGCTCAACCTGATCCGTGCCTTCACGCAGGGTGGGTTCGCCGACCTCCGCCAGGTGCACAGCTGGAACCAGGGCTTCGCCGCCAACCCGGCGAACCAGCGGTACGAGAAGCTGGCCAAGGAGATCGACCGTGCCATCGGCTTCATGGCCGCGTGTGGCGCCGACTTCGACGAGCTCAAGCGCACCGAGTTCTACACCGGCCACGAGGGCCTGCTGATGGACTACGAGCGCCCCATGACGCGCATCGACTCGCGCACGGGAACCCCGTACAACACCTCATCGCACTTCCTCTGGATCGGTGAGCGCACCCGTGAGCTCGACGGCGCGCACGTCGACTTCCTCAGCCGTGTGCGCAACCCGATCGGAGTCAAGCTCGGCCCGACCACGAGCACCGACGACATGCTGCGCCTGGTCGACAAGCTCGACCCGAACCGTGAGCCGGGTCGCCTGACCTTCATCACCCGCATGGGTGCAGGCAAGATCCGCGATGCACTGCCACCACTGCTCGAGGCCATCAAGGCCAGCGACGCGCTGCCGCTCTGGGTCACCGACCCGATGCACGGCAACGGCCTCACGACGCCCAACGGCTACAAGACCCGTCGTTTCGACGACGTCGTCGACGAGGTCAAGGGCTTCTTCGAGGCGCACCGCGCCGTCGGCACGAACCCGGGCGGCATCCACGTCGAGCTCACCGGTGACGACGTCACCGAGTGCCTCGGCGGCAGCGAGCACATCGACGAGGCGACGCTGGCGACGCGCTACGAGTCGCTCTGCGACCCGCGCCTGAACCACATGCAGTCGCTGGAGCTGGCGTTCCTGGTGGCGGAGGAGCTGGCTGCGGCCAAGCGCTGA
- a CDS encoding lysophospholipid acyltransferase family protein, which yields MFYWIMKHIVVGPILLAIFRPWVIGLENVPKNGGAILASNHLSFIDSIFLPLVVERRMAFLAKSEYFTGKGLKGWATKFFFTATGQLPIDRSGGKASEASLNTGLAVLGRGELLGIYPEGTRSPDAKMYRGRTGVARMVLEAGVPIVPVAMIDTEKVMPIGKRLPKIRRIGIIIGEPLDFSRFEGMEGDRFVLRSVTDELMYELRALSGQVYDDVYASSVKEQRATLSR from the coding sequence ATGTTCTACTGGATCATGAAACACATCGTCGTCGGCCCGATTCTGCTCGCGATCTTCCGCCCCTGGGTCATCGGGCTCGAGAACGTGCCGAAGAACGGCGGGGCGATTCTCGCGTCCAACCACCTCTCCTTCATCGACTCGATCTTCCTGCCGCTCGTCGTCGAGCGCCGGATGGCCTTCCTCGCCAAGAGCGAGTACTTCACAGGCAAGGGGCTGAAAGGCTGGGCGACCAAGTTCTTCTTCACCGCCACCGGGCAGCTGCCGATCGACCGCTCGGGTGGCAAGGCCTCTGAGGCCTCGCTCAACACCGGCCTGGCCGTCCTCGGCCGCGGAGAGTTGCTCGGCATCTATCCTGAGGGCACGCGCAGCCCGGACGCGAAGATGTATCGCGGCCGCACCGGCGTCGCCCGCATGGTGCTCGAGGCCGGCGTCCCCATCGTTCCCGTCGCGATGATCGACACGGAGAAGGTCATGCCGATCGGCAAGCGACTGCCCAAGATCCGTCGCATCGGCATCATCATCGGCGAGCCCCTCGACTTCAGCCGCTTCGAGGGAATGGAGGGCGACCGCTTCGTGTTGCGCTCCGTGACGGACGAGCTGATGTACGAGCTCCGCGCCCTCAGCGGCCAGGTCTACGACGACGTCTACGCCAGCTCCGTCAAGGAGCAGCGGGCCACGCTTTCGCGCTAG
- a CDS encoding ROK family glucokinase encodes MHAIGIDIGGTKIAGALVDEFGVIVKSERVPTPAGDPAQIEDAVVQMVQSLSVGEQVAAAGIAAAGFIDAAQSTVYYAPNINWRNEPFRAKLEARLDLSVIIENDANAAGWAEFRYGAGRLYSDMVTLTIGTGVGGAIVSADKLFRGGFGAGAELGHMRIVPEGLPCGCGARGCIEQYGSGRALLRMANEYADAGGIGQTLADVRAARGELRGEDVAALIADGDGGAHAVLRQLGHWLGQACASLSAVLDPQVFVFGGGVSSAGELLLDPIRSAYFDHLPARGYHPEPEFLVAELVNDAGVVGAADLARLSAAQ; translated from the coding sequence GTGCACGCGATCGGAATCGACATCGGCGGAACCAAGATCGCCGGGGCTCTCGTCGACGAATTCGGCGTGATCGTGAAGAGCGAGCGGGTGCCCACTCCGGCCGGCGACCCCGCGCAGATCGAAGACGCCGTGGTGCAGATGGTGCAGAGCCTCTCCGTCGGGGAGCAGGTCGCCGCGGCCGGTATCGCCGCCGCCGGATTCATCGACGCCGCGCAGTCGACCGTGTACTACGCGCCGAACATCAACTGGCGCAACGAGCCGTTCCGGGCCAAGCTCGAGGCGCGCCTCGACCTGTCCGTGATCATCGAGAACGACGCCAACGCGGCAGGATGGGCGGAGTTCCGCTACGGCGCTGGGCGCCTGTACAGCGACATGGTCACGCTCACCATCGGCACCGGCGTCGGTGGGGCCATCGTCAGTGCCGACAAGCTCTTCCGCGGCGGCTTCGGCGCCGGGGCCGAGCTCGGCCACATGCGCATCGTGCCAGAGGGCCTGCCGTGCGGCTGCGGAGCCCGCGGCTGCATCGAGCAATACGGCTCCGGTCGTGCCCTGCTCCGCATGGCCAACGAGTACGCGGATGCCGGCGGCATCGGTCAGACGCTGGCCGATGTGCGAGCCGCCCGCGGAGAACTCCGTGGCGAGGATGTCGCCGCTCTCATCGCCGACGGCGACGGCGGCGCGCATGCGGTGCTCCGCCAGCTCGGGCACTGGCTCGGCCAGGCCTGCGCGAGCCTCTCCGCCGTGCTGGACCCGCAGGTCTTCGTGTTCGGCGGCGGCGTCTCCAGTGCGGGCGAACTGCTGCTCGACCCCATCCGCTCTGCCTACTTCGACCACCTCCCGGCCCGCGGGTACCACCCGGAGCCCGAGTTCCTGGTCGCCGAGCTCGTCAACGACGCCGGAGTGGTCGGGGCGGCAGACCTCGCTAGGCTGAGTGCAGCTCAGTAG